The Arachis hypogaea cultivar Tifrunner chromosome 16, arahy.Tifrunner.gnm2.J5K5, whole genome shotgun sequence genome contains a region encoding:
- the LOC112756674 gene encoding uncharacterized protein, whose protein sequence is MVEQLPPTPSELLQMVTELRQANQGMAEENQRMVNQITNLNNTRIENNNDRQERTEEAEHQSGPTHVSETTRHEEEQPEHNEEARPEDEDDNLENSPGPFTAEVMNFVLPRRFTLPTTLIPYDGLGDPKKYIKKFTSIMIINGASDNVLCRCFPSYLDGPILDWFCSLPADSVSRFRDLSKPFEEYFAGSAIYLRHSDYLNTIKQGHHESLRDYMTRFTKIAMSIPDLHPEVELHAIKSELRTGKFQETIAVAKPKTMAEFHEKAKSQIDIEELRQARKTEKPQYRDDDKARDRKKNFKPTPQYKSYTQFNTKHDDIIKKILNSKLIKPPRKAGSYPNLKGADISKYCSFHQKHGHTTDECVITKDLLERLARQGHLDKYIGGHKQRCAPLPGDQSSATQHGRNKDRPNTNPTDQPRRIINYISGGFAGGEATSSVRKRSYRAMLSIEADQHQQQTPPHFPHITFQTSELNSNVTNLDDPVVISLELEDLLVKKVLLDPGSSADVLFYSTFQKMKLSNNILQPSTGDMVGFSGERVPVMGSVWFQTTLGEVSLSKTSDIQYFVVDCFSPYNLILGRPFLNRFGAIVSTIHLCVKFPLQDNTIATIHSDA, encoded by the coding sequence ATGGTTGAGCAGCTTCCACCTACGCCATCTGAACTTCTTCAAATGGTGACCGAGTTACGGCAAGCCAACCAGGGCATGGCCGAAGAGAACCAAAGAATGGTAAATCAGATTACTAATCTGAATAATACCCGGATCGAAAATAACAATGATCGACAAGAACGAACGGAAGAAGCCGAGCATCAGTCAGGCCCGACGCATGTCTCCGAAACTACTCGGCACGAAGAAGAGCAACCTGAGCACAATGAAGAAGCTCGGCCAGAAGACGAGGATGACAACCTAGAAAACTCTCCTGGGCCATTCACGGCCGAGGTGATGAACTTCGTGTTGCCCAGGAGGTTCACTTTGCCAACCACCCTAATCCCCTATGATGGGCTAGGTGACCCGAAGAAATACATCAAAAAGTTCACCTCCATAATGATAATAAACGGTGCATCTGATAATgttttatgtcgttgttttccaTCTTACTTAGACGGTCCTAtacttgattggttttgttctttgcctgcaGATTCTGTTTCTCGTTTTCGAGACCTATCAAAGCCCTTCGAGGAGTATTTTGCTGGATCAGCCATTTATCTACGTCACTCCGATTACTTGAACACAATCAAACAAGGCCATCATGAAAGCCTCAGAGACTACATGACGCGCTTCACAAAGATAGCCATGAGTATACCCGATCTCCACCCCGAGGTGGAACTGCATGCAATAAAAAGTGAACTCCGAACAGGAAAATTCCAGGAGACCATTGCCGTGGCCAAACCTAAAACTATGGCCGAGTTCCATGAAAAGGCGAAAAGTCAGATTGACATCGAAGAACTCCGACAGGCTCGAAAAACAGAGAAACCACAATACAGAGACGACGACAAAGCACGAGATAGGAAGAAAAACTTCAAACCAACTCCCCAATATAAATCTTATACTCAGTTCAACACCAAGCATGACGACATCATCAAGAAAATCTTGAATTCAAAGTTGATCAAGCCACCAAGAAAAGCCGGCAGCTATCCAAATTTAAAAGGAGCAGACATATCAAAATACTGCTCTTTTCATCAAAAGCATGGACACACTACTGACGAGTGTGTCATCACCAAAGACCTTCTGGAGCGGTTAGCTCGGCAAGGTCATCTCGACAAGTACATCGGTGGCCACAAACAACGATGCGCACCTCTCCCTGGTGACCAAAGCTCGGCAACACAGCATGGCCGAAATAAAGATCGACCGAACACCAATCCTACCGACCAACCAAGACGTATTATTAACTATATTTCtggaggttttgcaggtggaGAGGCCACAAGCTCGGTAAGAAAGCGGTCTTACCGAGCTATGCTTTCCATTGAAGCCGATCAACATCAACAGCAGACACCTCCACATTTTCCTCATATAACATTCCAGACATCCGAACTTAACAGCAATGTAACAAATCTAGACGACCCAGTCGTGATTTCCCTAGAGCTTGAAGATCTCCTAGTCAAAAAGGTTTTACTGGACCCAGGGAGCAGTGCCGATGTTCTCTTTTACTCCACATTTCAGAAGATGAAATTGAGCAACAACATCCTCCAACCTTCCACTGGAGACATGGTCGGTTTCTCAGGAGAGAGGGTCCCGGTTATGGGCTCTGTGTGGTTTCAAACCACACTTGGTGAGGTTTCCTTATCAAAAACTTCAGATATTCAATACTTTGTCGTTGACTGTTTTAGTCCTTACAATTTGATACTTGGCCGACCTTTTTTAAATAGGTTCGGCGCTATTGTTTCTACAATTCATCTCTGTGTTAAGTTCCCTTTACAGGATAATACAATTGCAACCATTCACAGCGATGCCTGA
- the LOC112756475 gene encoding calvin cycle protein CP12-1, chloroplastic has product MIGQKQIRNMCSQIHRRVTYNFQFPKPLQSYPLQIHHHHKITEHKQNLNIKREENKLEEEKDSNSMATISGLISRSTPRVVAFNASSSESPRNCHVVKFPAGMTGSGRLASVRPVRTAPEKISEKVAESIKNAQETCSEDPASGECVAAWDEVEELSAAASHARDRLKDSDPLEDFCKDNPETIECKTHDN; this is encoded by the coding sequence ATGATTGGGCAAAAGCAGATAAGAAATATGTGTTCGCAAATCCACAGAAGGGTCACTTATAACTTCCAATTTCCAAAGCCACTCCAATCTTATCCCCTTCagattcatcatcatcataaaaTCACCGAACACAAACAGAACTTGAACATCAAACGAGAAGAAAACAAACTCGAAGAAGAGAAAGATAGCAATAGCATGGCAACAATTTCAGGTCTTATTAGCCGTTCAACGCCCAGGGTTGTAGCTTTCAACGCATCGTCGTCCGAGTCGCCGCGAAACTGCCACGTCGTGAAGTTCCCCGCGGGAATGACCGGATCTGGTCGCTTGGCGAGTGTTCGGCCAGTGAGGACGGCGCCGGAGAAGATATCGGAGAAAGTGGCGGAGAGCATAAAGAACGCGCAGGAGACGTGCTCGGAGGATCCGGCGAGCGGAGAGTGCGTGGCGGCGTGGGATGAGGTAGAGGAACTGAGCGCCGCCGCCAGCCACGCCAGGGACAGGCTGAAGGACTCAGATCCGCTTGAGGACTTCTGTAAGGACAACCCGGAGACCATCGAGTGCAAGACTCATGATAACTGA